The Dethiobacter alkaliphilus AHT 1 nucleotide sequence GGAGGTATTTTTCATGCTTAGAGAAGTTGCTGCAGAGCTGCTGGCCTTGCCCTCACTGCAACCCCTGCTGGAGGGATTAAAGGTTAAAAGCCGCTACCAGCTTGTCTACGGACTCGATGAAAGCGCCCGCACCATGCTGATGGCGGCACTGAGGCTCCATACAGACAGGCCGGTATTAATTGTAACCCCGGATCAAACCCATGCCGGCAGAATATATGAAGATATGCTCTCGGTTTTTAAAGATGAGGATGTTTACCTTTTTCCCGGCAAAGAACTGCTTTATTACAGCAATCTTTTTTCGGAGAGCGGTGATGCGGCGGCGCAAAGAATAGCTGCCATGAAACGTCTGGCCCGTGGCGATAATATTGTGGTGGTGGCCACCGTGTCCGCCATGGTAACCAAGATGCCTCCCTTTGCACCCTGGCAGGAGGCTTGTTTCACTTTACGCCCCGATGATGATATCCCCATTGATGAATTGCTGGGAAAGCTGGTGGATGGCGGATATGAACGGGTGGAAATGGTGGATGTGCAGGGTCAGGTCTCTGTGCGCGGCGGCATTGTTGATATTTACCCCGCCGGGGAACCGTATCCCTACCGGATTGAGTTCTTCGGAGAAACGGTGGACTCCATCCGTCGCTTTGATCCGGAGAGTCAGCGTTCCCGGGAACGGGTGGATCTGTTAGAGCTGACTCCGGCGCGGGAGTTGGTGGTGACGGCGGCGGAACGTAAAAACGCCCTTTCGGCCCTGGCCAAAGAAGATGCCAAGCTCTCGGAGCAGTTGGCCAAAGGAGTGCGCACCGAGGCGGAAGGAAAGCTGCAGGAAAGACTGGCGGAACATATGGAAAAAATCCGTGAGGAAGTGTATTTCCCCGGGATGGAGCAGTATCTGCTATACTTTTATGACCAGGCGGCCAAAATAACCGATTATTTTCCCGATAATACCCTGCTTTTTATTGATGAGCCTCAGCGCTGTGAAAATACCGCGGAACAGTTGGTCCGTGAAATCGGCGAAATGCAAAGTACGCTGTTTGCCCAGGGCGACCTTCCGGCACGGTCGGCAGATATGGTCTGGTCATATAAGAGTTTGCTGGCCAATCTGCTTACCCAATTGGTGGCCTTTTCCCTTTTTGCCCACAGCAGTGACCATCATCCCTACCGTCGCAGCGTTTCACTCAGTGCCAAACCGGTGCCGAAATTTTTGGGTCAGTGGGACTTATTTGGAGAAGAGGTGGGCCAATGGCGCCGGCAGGGCTACCGCGTGGTGATTCTTACTTCCTCCAGGCAGCGCAGCACCGGTATTGTGGAGGTGTTGGCGGAAAAAAATATTCCGGCCCATTATACCCTCTCAGAGCCGGATTTGGCCCAGCGTTCGGTAACGCTTTTGCACGGCAGCCTGGAGAGCGGTTTTGTGTTGCCGGAGATAAAGTTGGTGCTGTTAACCGAGCAGGATATCCTGCCGCAAAAGAAAAAGAAACGCCGCATCAAAGGTAAAGAAGGGGTGCGGGTCGGCGACTATCAGGAGCTGCAGGTCGGTGATTTTGTGGTGCATGAGCAGCACGGCATCGGCCAATACCTGGGCTTGCGTACCCTGGATGTGGGCGGAACGCAACGGGACTATCTTTATATCCAATATTCCGGCAATGATAAATTATATATTCCCATAGAGCAGATTGATGTGGTTCGCAAATATATCGGCGTGGAAGGGAAAAAGCCTAAAATGTCTGCGCTGGGCGGCGGAGAGTGGAGCCGCGTCAAAGCCCGGGTACAGGCGTCGGTACAGGAGTTGGCCAAGGAGTTATTGGCGCTCTATGCCGCCCGGGAAACGGAACCGGGCCATGCCTTTTCCCCCGACCATTCCTGGCAGAAAGATTTTGAAGCGGCCTTTCCCTACGAAGAGACACCGGATCAGCTGCAGGCCATTGCCGAAGTAAAGCAGGATATGGAAAAGAGTACCGTTACCGATCGGCTGCTATGCGGTGATGTGGGCTATGGAAAAACGGAAGTGGCTCTGCGCGGAGCCTTTAAGGCTGTAATGGACGACAAGCAGGCCGCATTTCTGGTGCCCACCACGGTGTTGGCCCAGCAGCATTATCATAACTTCGTAGAAAGGCTGGAAGGGTTTCCCGTTAATGTGGGCATTTTAAGCCGCTTCCAGAGCCCGGCGGAGCAGAAAGAAACCATCAAGGGGTTAAAAGAAGGCACCATTGACCTGGTGGTGGGAACACACCGTATTCTCTCCAAGGATATTCGCTTCCGTGACCTGGGCTTTTTGGTGGTGGATGAGGAGCAGCGCTTTGGTGTGCGCCATAAAGAGCGGATTAAGATGCTTAAGAAAAATCTGGATGTACTGACCATGACCGCCACCCCCATACCCCGCACCCTGCATATGTCTTTGGTGGGCGTGCGGGACATGAGTGTAATTGAAACCCCGCCGGAAGACCGCTATCCTATTCAGACCTATGTGCTGGAGTATTCCGATGCCCTGATCCGGGAAGCGGTGATGCGGGAGCTGAACCGCGGCGGGCAGGTATATTTTGTGCATAACCGGGTGCAGAGTATTAACCGCTGGGCGGCTAAGCTGCAGGAGCTGATGCCGGAAGTGCGGCTGGCGGTGGCCCATGGCCAGATGCCGGAGGACCGGCTGGAGAAAGTGATGATGGGCTTTTTGGAAGGTGAATATGATGTGCTTTTATCCACCACCATAGTGGAGGCGGGCCTTGATATCCCCAATGTAAATACCATTATTATTCAGGATGCCGATAAATTCGGCCTGGCTCAGCTTTATCAGCTGCGCGGCCGGGTGGGACGCTCCAACCGCATTGCCTATGCTTATCTCACTTACCAGAAAGATAAGGTGCTCACCGAGGTGGCGGAAAAAAGGCTGCAGGCCATTAAAGAATTTACCGAACTGGGATCCGGCTTTAAGATTGCCATGCGGGATTTGGAAATTCGGGGCGCCGGCAATATCCTGGGACCGGAACAGCACGGGTTTATGATGGCGGTTGGCTTTGATTTGTATGTTAAGCTGCTGGAGGATGCCATCCGCACTTATAAAGGACAGGAAGAAGATACCCGGCAGGAACCGCGCATTGAGATTCAGGCCGATGCCTATTTGCCCGCCAGCTATATCTCCGATGCCAGGCAAAAAATCGTGTTTTATCAAAAAGTGGCGGCGGTGGAGAGTGTGGAACAAGTACTGGAGGCCAAAGAAGAACTATGCGACCGGTACGGTCCGCTGCCCGCCGCTGCCGAAAACCTGTTAAACGTAGCGCATGTAAAACTATTGGCCCGGGAATTGTATGTTTCGTCGGTCAGTGAGGAAAAAGGGGAAATTCAGATTCGTTTTACCAAGGATTTTACCCTGAGCGGGGACCTGTTGCTCAAGCTGTCTAAACAGTTTAAGGGGCGTCTCACCGCCGGAACGGGAAAGCAGTTTATCCTGGCCTTCCGTTTGAACACACGCTCTGCCGGCGAGCGGTTGCTGTTTATTTTGGAACTATTTGACGAACTGAAAAAGCTTGCAATTAAAGATAATATTCACTTATAATTAGGTTATGTCCAAAAACAAAAGGGGAGAGTGTAACATGTTCTTCAGACAAAAACGCGTGCTCACAGGGGTGCTGGCAGTTCTTTTGCTGGCGATGCTGGTTGTGGCCGGGTGCGGCGGAAACTCTGCAGCCAATACTGTGGCCAACGTAAATGGTGAGGAAATCACCCGCGCTGAACTTGATGCGTATATGAATGTGTTGGCATTGTTTATGCCTGAGCTGCAGCAGATGCTTGAGAGCGAAGAGCTGCGGGGCATGATTGAAGGCGAGATTTTAAGTGTTATGGTACAAAACGTGGTTGTGGAACAGGCCGCCAAAGATTTGGGGTTATCCGTTTCCGATGAGGAGCTTCAGGCCGAATATGAAGAATTCAGGGCCATGATGGGCGGCATGTCTGATGAAGATTTCCAGGAAGTACTCAAAGAGTATGACATTAACGAGGAAGACCTGAAGCAATCTTTGCGTGCCGATGTCTACGTGGACAAACTGGAACAACACTTTGCTTCCGATATCACAGATGAAGACATTCAGGCTTTTATTGATGAAAATCCGTCTTTTGGCAGACAGCCTGCCACGTTGGAATTAAGCCATATCCTCTTTGATGAAGAGGAAGAGGCGCTGGAAGCGCGGGAGCGTATTCTGGCCGGTGAAGATTTTGGCGACCTGGCAGTGGAGCTTTCCCAGGATCCCACGGCACAAAATGAAGGCCATCCCGGCTATCGTGGTTACCTGGGCGATAATATTGCAGAAGACACTCAGGATTTCTGGTCAGATTTTATGGAAGGCGCCAACAACATCTCTGAAGACGGAGAAGTGTCCCCACCGGTGGAAACCCAGGGTGGCTGGCATTTGATTAAGCTGCATGCCCGCACACCGGAAGTGGAGCTTTCCTTTGAAGAAGCCCGCGAGGATGCTTTTGTTGCTTTAAGTGTGGATCTGATGAACCAGCATCTGGACGGCGTATTTGCAGCTGCTGAAATCGAAACCACGCTATAGCAAATCTTTTCTAGCGATTCTAATTAAATGAATAAAAGACTTCCCTCCGATATATACTATGATTAGAGGTTAAGACTGTAATTCTATGCAGAAAAAGGAGGGGAAGTCTGCTTGAAGGCAACAGGTATAGTACGCAGGATCGATGACCTGGGACGTGTTGTCATCCCCAAAGAGATTCGCAGAACACTGAAAATCCGTGAAGGCGATCCACTGGAAATATTTGTGGACCGGGACGGTGAAGTGATTCTGAAGAAATATTCACCGATTGGTGAATTAGGCGACTTTGCACAGGAGTATGCCGATTCTCTTTATGAGGCTATGGGTCATATTGCTTTAATTGCCGACAGGGATACAATAATTGCCGTCGCAGGTGCGCCCAAGAAAGAGTTCATGAATAAACCGCTTTCTCCGGCTGTGGAACAGGTAATGGAAACGCGCAAAAGTATCCATATCGATAATACGGCGGAACATAAGTATTATAAGGATGTGGATGAGGATAATGCGCCCAAGTTTGCCGTAGAGGTCATTGCTCCCATTATTTCCGAAGGTGACCCCATCGGTGCCGTAATCTTCGGTGCCAAGGACCAAGGCGCCAAGATGGGTGATTTGGAATTGAAGCTGGTAGAAACGGCGGCCGGATTTTTGGCAAAGCAAATGGAGCAGTAACTAATGGCACAAATTGTAAATGTTATCAGGGAAGCAGTGACTGCGGTTGCTGCTTTCTTCTCTTATTTACACAAATTCTTCACTGATGGTTATTTTTCCAACGTGTGTTATAATAATATGAGATTGCAGGGATTAAGTCTTAGCTTCGAGGTGAGGACTTGACAAAGCAATCTTTTCTTAAAGGTGCGGCAATTTTAACACTGGCCGGTATTTCCGTGCGCTTTGTAGGCGCTTTTTTCCGCATTGTCCTGGCCATGTTCATCGGGGATGAAGGCATTGGCCTTTTCCAGATGGCATATCCGGTTTACAGCACACTGCTGGCCGTTTCCACCGCCGGAGTGCCCATTGCCATTTCCAAGCTGGTGGCGGAAAACCTGGCCCGCGGTAATTATCGCGGGGCATACAGGACTTTTCGTGTGGCCCTTTCTATCCTGGCTCTCTCCGGCTTTCTGATTTCGGCACTGCTCTATCTGGGAGCTGAATATTTTGCGGGATTTCTTACCGACCCGCTGGCTTATCTGCCGCTGGTCAGTATTTCACCGGCTATTTTCCTGGTGACAGTGATGTCTGCTTACCGCGGTTTCTTTCAGGGGCAGCAGCAGATGATGCCCACCGCCATCTCGCAGATTGCCGAACAATTGGGACGGGTGGTTATCGCCCTCCTGCTGGTGCTGTTTTTGTTACCTATGGGCCTGGAGTATGCCGCTGCCGGGGCCAGCTTCGGCGCTGCTGCCGGTGCATTTTGCGGCCTGTTAATCCTGGTTGTGGTCTGGTTAAGGCAGAAAAAACAGTTTATGCACCGTCTAAAGAGGCAACGCGTTAAAGATGACGAAAACATTCGTGCCATTATTTACCGGATTTTTGCCCTGTCTGTACCCATTACTTTAGGAAGCCTGGTAATGCCCTTGATTACCCTGGTGGATTTATCCATTGTGCCGCAGCAGCTAAATGCCGCCGGTTTTGATACTATCCGCGCCAGGGCACTTTATGGTCAGCTAACAGGCATGGCCACCCCCATTATACATATTCCCACCATTATTACCGTTGCTCTGGCCATATCTTTGGTTCCCGCAATGTCTGAAGCTTTGGCCTTAAGGAAAAACAGTCTGGTGCGGGAAAGGTCGTATCTGGCTGTACGGATGACGCTATTATTGGGAATTCCATCCGCTGTGGGGTTGTATCTGTTGGCTGAACCTATAACGGTATTATTATTCGATAATGCGGAAGCGGGCCAGGTTCTGGCGGTGCTGTCCCTGGGAGTGGTTTTTTTAACCCTGTATCAGACCACATCCGCCATATTGCAGGGATTGGGCCGGACCATGGACCCGGTAATTACCCTGTTTTGGGGTGCGTTAATTAAAACCGGGCTTACCTGGTACTTAACGGCTTCCCCGCAGTTACATATCAGAGGCGCTGCCCTGGCTACGGTGATAGGCTTTGGGATAGCGGCCATTCTTAACGTGCAGCGCGTTCAGCGTCTGGCAGATATGCCGCTGCGCCCGGTGGAGACGCTATTAAAGCCGCTGGTTGCCTCGGTGGGTATGGCGGTGGCTGTGCTGAGTATTTACAGTAATTTTGACCTGCTGCACTCATTTTTGAGCCCCTCTGCAGCGGAAAAAGGAGTGACGCTGGTTGCCATCATTGTCGGTGCCCTGGCTTATGCTGTATTGCTTTTTCTGCTGGGCGGAATACGGCGGGAAGATCTGCTCCTGCTGCCTAAAATCGGTGAGCCGTTGGTGCGGTTGGCCGAAAAATTCCATTTACTGCGAGGTTAAGGTATGAAACGAATCTATCTGGTGGGCCTGGGGCCGGGAGACCCGCAGGCCCTTACCCTCCGTTCTTTACAAACTCTGGAAAAAGTGAAGAAAGTTTATATCCGGACCCACAGGCATCCCGGCGTTTCCATGCTGGACAGGCACAATATTGACTATAAGTCATTGGATTTCTTTTATAAAAAATCCGCCACTTTCGAAGAGACGTACCGTAAAATTGCTTTCTTTGTCATTAATGCCGCGCTGCAGCATGGCGAAGTAGCCTATGCGGTTCCCGGCAGCCCTTTTTTCGCGGAAAAAACGGTGGAGCTGATTTTAAAGAAATCCGCTCTTGCCGGTATTTCCTGCCGGGCACTGCCTGCCGTTTCTTTTGTGGAAGCGGTGAGCGCAGAACTTGGCCTGCCCCGGGAGAAGGAACTGGTAGTTCATGATGCGCTGGAGCCGGACAAGCTGTTGGACAACCCGGACAAGCATCTTTTGATTATTCAGGCTTACAACCGCCAGATTGCCTCCCGGGTCAAGCTCCAACTGGCTACTTTATATCCCGAGGAGCACCGTGTTACCGTAGTCCGTGGTGCAGGCTTAGCGGCCCAAAAGATGATGGTTACCGTACCGCTTTATGAGCTGGACAGGCT carries:
- the mfd gene encoding transcription-repair coupling factor; the protein is EVFFMLREVAAELLALPSLQPLLEGLKVKSRYQLVYGLDESARTMLMAALRLHTDRPVLIVTPDQTHAGRIYEDMLSVFKDEDVYLFPGKELLYYSNLFSESGDAAAQRIAAMKRLARGDNIVVVATVSAMVTKMPPFAPWQEACFTLRPDDDIPIDELLGKLVDGGYERVEMVDVQGQVSVRGGIVDIYPAGEPYPYRIEFFGETVDSIRRFDPESQRSRERVDLLELTPARELVVTAAERKNALSALAKEDAKLSEQLAKGVRTEAEGKLQERLAEHMEKIREEVYFPGMEQYLLYFYDQAAKITDYFPDNTLLFIDEPQRCENTAEQLVREIGEMQSTLFAQGDLPARSADMVWSYKSLLANLLTQLVAFSLFAHSSDHHPYRRSVSLSAKPVPKFLGQWDLFGEEVGQWRRQGYRVVILTSSRQRSTGIVEVLAEKNIPAHYTLSEPDLAQRSVTLLHGSLESGFVLPEIKLVLLTEQDILPQKKKKRRIKGKEGVRVGDYQELQVGDFVVHEQHGIGQYLGLRTLDVGGTQRDYLYIQYSGNDKLYIPIEQIDVVRKYIGVEGKKPKMSALGGGEWSRVKARVQASVQELAKELLALYAARETEPGHAFSPDHSWQKDFEAAFPYEETPDQLQAIAEVKQDMEKSTVTDRLLCGDVGYGKTEVALRGAFKAVMDDKQAAFLVPTTVLAQQHYHNFVERLEGFPVNVGILSRFQSPAEQKETIKGLKEGTIDLVVGTHRILSKDIRFRDLGFLVVDEEQRFGVRHKERIKMLKKNLDVLTMTATPIPRTLHMSLVGVRDMSVIETPPEDRYPIQTYVLEYSDALIREAVMRELNRGGQVYFVHNRVQSINRWAAKLQELMPEVRLAVAHGQMPEDRLEKVMMGFLEGEYDVLLSTTIVEAGLDIPNVNTIIIQDADKFGLAQLYQLRGRVGRSNRIAYAYLTYQKDKVLTEVAEKRLQAIKEFTELGSGFKIAMRDLEIRGAGNILGPEQHGFMMAVGFDLYVKLLEDAIRTYKGQEEDTRQEPRIEIQADAYLPASYISDARQKIVFYQKVAAVESVEQVLEAKEELCDRYGPLPAAAENLLNVAHVKLLARELYVSSVSEEKGEIQIRFTKDFTLSGDLLLKLSKQFKGRLTAGTGKQFILAFRLNTRSAGERLLFILELFDELKKLAIKDNIHL
- a CDS encoding SurA N-terminal domain-containing protein codes for the protein MFFRQKRVLTGVLAVLLLAMLVVAGCGGNSAANTVANVNGEEITRAELDAYMNVLALFMPELQQMLESEELRGMIEGEILSVMVQNVVVEQAAKDLGLSVSDEELQAEYEEFRAMMGGMSDEDFQEVLKEYDINEEDLKQSLRADVYVDKLEQHFASDITDEDIQAFIDENPSFGRQPATLELSHILFDEEEEALEARERILAGEDFGDLAVELSQDPTAQNEGHPGYRGYLGDNIAEDTQDFWSDFMEGANNISEDGEVSPPVETQGGWHLIKLHARTPEVELSFEEAREDAFVALSVDLMNQHLDGVFAAAEIETTL
- the spoVT gene encoding stage V sporulation protein T; translated protein: MKATGIVRRIDDLGRVVIPKEIRRTLKIREGDPLEIFVDRDGEVILKKYSPIGELGDFAQEYADSLYEAMGHIALIADRDTIIAVAGAPKKEFMNKPLSPAVEQVMETRKSIHIDNTAEHKYYKDVDEDNAPKFAVEVIAPIISEGDPIGAVIFGAKDQGAKMGDLELKLVETAAGFLAKQMEQ
- a CDS encoding putative polysaccharide biosynthesis protein; this encodes MTKQSFLKGAAILTLAGISVRFVGAFFRIVLAMFIGDEGIGLFQMAYPVYSTLLAVSTAGVPIAISKLVAENLARGNYRGAYRTFRVALSILALSGFLISALLYLGAEYFAGFLTDPLAYLPLVSISPAIFLVTVMSAYRGFFQGQQQMMPTAISQIAEQLGRVVIALLLVLFLLPMGLEYAAAGASFGAAAGAFCGLLILVVVWLRQKKQFMHRLKRQRVKDDENIRAIIYRIFALSVPITLGSLVMPLITLVDLSIVPQQLNAAGFDTIRARALYGQLTGMATPIIHIPTIITVALAISLVPAMSEALALRKNSLVRERSYLAVRMTLLLGIPSAVGLYLLAEPITVLLFDNAEAGQVLAVLSLGVVFLTLYQTTSAILQGLGRTMDPVITLFWGALIKTGLTWYLTASPQLHIRGAALATVIGFGIAAILNVQRVQRLADMPLRPVETLLKPLVASVGMAVAVLSIYSNFDLLHSFLSPSAAEKGVTLVAIIVGALAYAVLLFLLGGIRREDLLLLPKIGEPLVRLAEKFHLLRG